From a single Pseudomonas serboccidentalis genomic region:
- a CDS encoding SAM-dependent methyltransferase: MIRSTATSAEAAPAYASKQEHAQAWEALARDIARQLPASETPPATTTRQAAGQLTIIGSGIEAMGFSVGDEALLKAADKVFYCVADPATTVWLKHLRPDAFDLYVLYDDNKVRYHTYMQMSEAMLHPVRQGENVVAVFYGHPGIFVLSTHRAIAIARREGYRAVMRAGICALDCLCADLGIDPCHPGLQTHEATDMLVRDRVPDTSLHVVLWQVGLIGEMGFRREGYLNENFSILVQYLQQHYGDDYSITHYIASRYPGVAPIVEHFPLSALHDPQVQVRFTGISTFYIAPKVSRPSNREMAIRLGLLKDHEILKTPTNPQREVDRYGPRELAAIRQFESFKVPLDYHWQESTPASHFILALKNDIGLRQRFAADPRGTVDSDVFPGLSGREKRLLATGDPGAMQIAAKGVFAKDSNNKAFLLQMLRSKRLAGEVRKACLACDKSTGSQHLEEVARFQGWQFDAGSLAQDIVLLNRHDSLPWTGVYFSAAAQRLIVIIGDLGKPEQCLLYVDGQPVCQARYEKGILKWTAASGNPHNGFLRTDLGPGRKRRLIGSIWGEQDNLPAEHALIANELHPGGLTPVHLVGAHRNQLGDCLQIAVRDQQVVAQLNGRPLGAGLSISGWSLCVGDARFDLQALGAPPQLGQLYQRQAPLADEYWGSYVLRNQLADSPAVVLNWSEQGLTVNSQAVGESRFADYRLSWSGGPAMAASGTLELLWDPITLDVVLFGSIGLPANGKVNCIGARLGARRLPTVNPWSDQGLSAQAWEWLYRLCAAANKEGGGLMLWQKWQKYACSTAVMNRQLHAVLR, encoded by the coding sequence ATGATCCGTTCTACAGCAACGTCAGCCGAGGCGGCACCCGCCTATGCCAGTAAGCAGGAACACGCCCAGGCCTGGGAAGCCCTGGCCCGCGACATCGCCCGCCAACTTCCGGCCTCGGAAACGCCGCCGGCCACTACCACGCGCCAAGCTGCCGGGCAGTTGACCATCATCGGCTCGGGTATCGAGGCCATGGGCTTCAGCGTCGGCGACGAAGCACTGCTCAAGGCTGCCGACAAGGTCTTCTATTGTGTCGCCGACCCGGCCACCACGGTCTGGCTCAAACATCTGCGCCCGGACGCCTTCGACCTCTACGTGCTCTATGACGACAACAAGGTGCGCTATCACACCTACATGCAGATGAGCGAGGCGATGCTGCACCCGGTGCGCCAGGGCGAGAACGTGGTGGCTGTGTTCTATGGCCACCCGGGGATCTTCGTGCTGTCGACCCACCGGGCGATCGCCATCGCCCGCCGCGAGGGTTACAGGGCGGTAATGCGTGCCGGCATCTGCGCCCTTGACTGTCTGTGCGCCGACCTCGGCATCGACCCCTGTCATCCCGGCCTGCAAACCCACGAAGCCACCGACATGCTGGTGCGCGATCGGGTGCCGGACACTAGCCTGCATGTGGTGCTGTGGCAGGTCGGGCTGATCGGAGAAATGGGCTTTCGCCGTGAAGGCTACCTCAACGAGAACTTCTCGATTCTGGTGCAGTACCTGCAGCAGCATTATGGCGACGACTACTCGATCACCCATTACATCGCCTCTCGCTACCCGGGGGTCGCGCCGATCGTCGAGCATTTCCCGCTGAGTGCCCTGCATGACCCGCAAGTGCAAGTACGCTTTACCGGCATCTCCACCTTCTACATCGCACCCAAGGTCAGCCGGCCGAGCAACCGCGAGATGGCAATTCGACTGGGCCTGCTCAAGGACCACGAAATCCTCAAGACGCCGACCAACCCGCAGCGCGAGGTCGACCGCTATGGCCCGCGCGAGCTGGCCGCGATCCGCCAGTTCGAGAGTTTCAAGGTACCGCTGGACTATCACTGGCAGGAGTCTACCCCCGCCAGCCATTTCATCCTCGCCCTGAAAAACGACATCGGCCTGCGCCAGCGTTTTGCCGCCGACCCGCGAGGCACCGTCGACAGCGATGTGTTTCCCGGTCTGAGCGGGCGCGAGAAACGCCTGCTGGCCACCGGCGACCCCGGCGCCATGCAGATCGCCGCCAAGGGCGTGTTCGCCAAGGACTCGAACAACAAGGCATTCCTCTTGCAGATGCTTCGCAGCAAACGCCTCGCCGGCGAGGTGCGCAAGGCCTGCCTGGCCTGTGACAAGAGCACCGGCAGCCAGCACCTGGAAGAAGTCGCGCGCTTCCAGGGCTGGCAGTTCGATGCCGGCAGCCTGGCGCAGGACATCGTCCTGCTCAACCGTCACGACAGTCTGCCCTGGACCGGAGTCTATTTCAGCGCCGCGGCGCAGCGGCTGATCGTGATCATCGGCGACCTGGGCAAGCCCGAGCAGTGCTTGCTATACGTCGACGGCCAGCCGGTGTGTCAGGCGCGCTACGAGAAAGGCATTCTTAAGTGGACGGCGGCCAGCGGCAACCCGCATAACGGGTTCCTGCGCACGGACCTCGGGCCTGGGCGCAAGCGCCGGCTGATCGGCTCGATCTGGGGCGAGCAGGACAACCTGCCGGCCGAGCATGCGCTGATCGCCAACGAACTGCATCCGGGCGGGCTGACGCCGGTGCATCTGGTGGGCGCGCATCGCAACCAGTTGGGCGACTGCCTGCAGATTGCCGTGCGCGATCAGCAGGTGGTCGCCCAACTCAATGGCCGGCCGCTAGGTGCGGGGCTGAGTATCAGCGGCTGGTCGCTGTGCGTGGGTGACGCGCGCTTCGACCTGCAGGCACTGGGCGCGCCGCCGCAGCTGGGCCAGCTCTACCAGCGGCAGGCGCCGCTCGCCGATGAATACTGGGGCAGCTATGTGCTGAGGAACCAGCTCGCTGACAGCCCGGCCGTCGTCCTCAACTGGTCGGAGCAGGGCCTGACGGTAAATAGCCAGGCCGTGGGGGAAAGCCGCTTCGCGGACTATCGCCTGAGTTGGAGCGGCGGCCCTGCGATGGCTGCCAGTGGCACGCTGGAGCTGCTCTGGGACCCGATCACCCTCGACGTGGTGCTGTTCGGTAGCATCGGCTTACCGGCCAACGGCAAGGTCAACTGCATCGGCGCGCGGCTGGGCGCGCGGAGGCTGCCGACGGTTAATCCATGGTCCGATCAAGGGCTGTCCGCGCAGGCCTGGGAGTGGCTGTACCGGCTTTGCGCCGCGGCCAACAAGGAAGGCGGCGGGTTGATGCTCTGGCAGAAGTGGCAGAAGTATGCGTGCAGCACGGCGGTTATGAACCGTCAGTTGCATGCCGTGCTGCGCTAA